A single Crateriforma conspicua DNA region contains:
- a CDS encoding Gfo/Idh/MocA family protein, whose product MHASCGRNVDDPSKETQDPVVTMMKGRMSTRRVFLARSIAAIGATTVAYPSDHALGTQDKNDRPRVAVVGVGYQPDAGNGKPRRGRGIAIALQAQKHADLVAVCDVDGVARDAVTGWVGKQRPETIADYRRIIDRDDIDAVLIGTPDHWHVKIAVEALRSGKDVYCEKPVTVTIDEGKLLRKVIDETGQVFQVGTQQRSEYESRFLTAIAMVRDGRIGKVRRVQCGIGSGRRGGPFATEPVPPKLDWNAWQGPAPVAKYIQQRCHRTFRFWYEYAGGQISDWGAHHVDIAQWAIGHEGGGPVSIRGTADWNQTLDSRGMPSRDDTYSTPVDYSVTAEFDDGIEMVIDSSRNGITFEGQSGRFFVNRGTLEGIPVDQLADKPIAESSLRSLYGGSLPTTHMANFFDCMRTRRQPISDFSSHHRTLTTCHLANLTLRLDRPIRWDAESERVIGDDIANQLMTREYRQGFEIQ is encoded by the coding sequence ATGCACGCTTCGTGTGGACGTAACGTCGACGATCCATCAAAAGAAACTCAGGATCCCGTGGTGACGATGATGAAAGGCCGAATGTCGACGCGTCGTGTATTCCTTGCTCGATCGATTGCCGCGATCGGCGCGACGACCGTCGCGTACCCAAGCGATCACGCGTTGGGGACGCAAGACAAGAATGATCGTCCCCGTGTGGCGGTTGTCGGCGTGGGGTATCAGCCGGATGCCGGTAACGGCAAGCCACGCCGTGGACGTGGAATCGCAATCGCACTGCAAGCTCAAAAACACGCGGATTTGGTGGCCGTGTGTGATGTCGACGGAGTGGCCCGTGATGCGGTCACCGGTTGGGTCGGAAAACAGCGTCCCGAGACGATCGCCGACTATCGACGCATCATCGACCGTGACGACATCGACGCCGTATTGATCGGAACGCCCGACCACTGGCATGTCAAAATTGCGGTCGAAGCATTGCGAAGCGGTAAAGACGTCTACTGCGAAAAACCAGTGACGGTGACGATTGATGAAGGCAAGTTGCTGCGAAAGGTCATTGACGAAACGGGGCAAGTGTTCCAAGTCGGCACTCAGCAACGCAGCGAATACGAATCAAGATTTCTGACCGCCATTGCAATGGTTCGCGACGGACGAATCGGTAAAGTGCGACGTGTTCAGTGTGGGATCGGTTCGGGACGTCGCGGCGGTCCTTTTGCCACAGAACCGGTGCCACCAAAGTTGGACTGGAATGCATGGCAGGGGCCTGCACCGGTGGCCAAGTACATTCAACAACGGTGCCACCGAACGTTTCGGTTTTGGTACGAATATGCCGGAGGTCAAATCTCCGATTGGGGAGCGCATCATGTGGACATCGCCCAGTGGGCGATCGGTCATGAAGGTGGCGGACCGGTATCAATTCGCGGAACGGCCGACTGGAACCAGACGCTGGATTCGCGTGGCATGCCCAGTCGCGACGACACCTACAGTACGCCGGTGGATTATTCGGTGACCGCCGAATTCGATGACGGTATAGAAATGGTGATCGATAGTTCGCGAAACGGAATCACGTTCGAAGGCCAGTCCGGGCGTTTTTTTGTGAACCGCGGCACACTGGAAGGGATTCCGGTGGATCAGTTGGCCGACAAACCCATCGCCGAATCGTCGTTAAGGTCCTTATACGGTGGAAGCTTGCCGACGACTCACATGGCCAACTTCTTTGATTGCATGCGGACACGCCGGCAACCGATCAGCGATTTTTCATCGCACCATCGAACGCTGACGACCTGTCATTTGGCCAACTTGACACTTCGATTGGACCGTCCGATTCGCTGGGATGCGGAATCCGAGCGGGTGATCGGCGACGACATTGCAAACCAATTGATGACCCGAGAGTATCGACAAGGATTTGAAATCCAATGA
- a CDS encoding TauD/TfdA family dioxygenase, with amino-acid sequence MNDCKLLELDTQQTWDDTRFPIAYGPENPAMDLNDTVAWVGENRESLLLQCTRHGAVALRGFPTDTVESFDQVIRALEVENFPYERSLSNAVRINRTERVFSANEAPPEVQIFFHHEMAQTPLYPQYIFFYCEIAAEQGGATPLCRSDVLYEKLQQRCPDFCAACERHGLQYTNVMPGSDDPTSGMGRSWQKTLGVETRDDAEARLRTLGYSFLWQDDGCLKAVTPPLPAVMEVSPGRKTFFNQLIAAYCGWKDARNDPSKAIRFGDGSPLDADAVAVAIELSDELAYDHAWQQGDVVLLDNRVAMHARRSFVGTRKVVASLAEMQTQSLVTA; translated from the coding sequence ATGAATGACTGCAAGCTGTTGGAACTCGACACACAGCAAACCTGGGACGACACACGTTTCCCGATCGCGTACGGCCCAGAAAATCCCGCGATGGATTTGAACGACACGGTCGCTTGGGTCGGCGAAAACCGCGAATCGCTGTTGCTGCAGTGCACCCGTCACGGTGCCGTCGCATTACGCGGATTCCCCACTGACACGGTCGAATCGTTTGATCAAGTCATTCGCGCCTTGGAGGTTGAAAACTTTCCGTACGAACGTTCGCTGTCCAACGCCGTTCGGATCAACCGAACTGAGCGAGTGTTTTCAGCCAACGAAGCACCGCCGGAGGTGCAGATCTTCTTCCATCACGAGATGGCACAAACGCCGCTGTACCCTCAATACATTTTCTTCTATTGCGAAATCGCGGCCGAACAAGGTGGTGCAACGCCACTGTGCCGCAGCGACGTGCTGTACGAAAAGCTGCAACAACGTTGTCCCGACTTTTGTGCCGCGTGCGAACGTCACGGTCTGCAATACACCAACGTCATGCCCGGCAGCGATGACCCGACATCGGGAATGGGACGCAGTTGGCAAAAAACCTTGGGCGTCGAAACGCGGGACGATGCAGAAGCACGATTGCGGACGCTCGGTTACAGCTTTCTCTGGCAGGACGACGGATGCTTGAAAGCCGTCACACCACCGTTGCCCGCGGTGATGGAAGTGTCCCCAGGACGCAAGACGTTCTTCAATCAATTGATCGCGGCATATTGCGGGTGGAAAGACGCCCGCAATGATCCATCCAAAGCCATTCGTTTTGGCGATGGATCACCGCTGGATGCCGACGCCGTTGCCGTCGCGATCGAACTGTCCGATGAACTGGCGTACGACCACGCTTGGCAACAAGGCGATGTCGTCTTGTTGGATAATCGTGTGGCGATGCACGCCCGGCGATCATTCGTGGGAACGCGAAAGGTCGTCGCTTCGCTGGCTGAAATGCAGACTCAGTCGCTGGTGACCGCGTGA